A single Elaeis guineensis isolate ETL-2024a chromosome 15, EG11, whole genome shotgun sequence DNA region contains:
- the LOC105057947 gene encoding protein SHORT-ROOT 2 — MDTLFRLVSLQSSDQQSSFNSSRTSSGSRTSKAHHFLHHPFQNQEEELYREECGNNYHLYMDEDFSSSSSSKHFHPHPSTTTTTTTPPVPSTAAATPTISSTAHVLFEPADFSFPPDLNIDFASPSSSSSAAGAAVPGGGGGWAAQLLLECARAVAARDSQRVQQLMWMLNELASPYGDTEQKVASYFLQALFARLTSAGPRTLRTLAAASDRTCSFDSTRRTALRFQELSPWSSFGHVAANGAILESFLDAAAAGGGSQPQRLHILDLSNTFCTQWPTLLEALATRSSDDTPHLSITTVVSSASPSAAVQRVMKEIVQRMEKFARLMGVPFKFNVIHHAGDLSELDLECLDLRDGGDAALAVNCVNALHGVSPAGRRRDAFIASLRRLQPRIVTVVEEEADLEAACCGDGGGEEGEEGFLKGFRESLRFFSAYFDSLEESFPRTSNERLALERAAGRAMVDLVACPAAESAERRETASGWSRRMREAGFAPAAFSEDVADDVKALLRRYREGWSMRVAEEAEDPGSAAAGIFLAWKDQPVVWASAWKP, encoded by the coding sequence ATGGATACGTTGTTTAGATTGGTTAGCCTCCAGTCATCAGACCAGCAGTCCTCCTTCAACTCCAGCCGCACGTCGAGTGGCTCGAGAACCTCGAAAGCCCACCACTTCCTTCACCACCCCTTCCAAAACCAAGAAGAGGAGCTGTACAGAGAAGAATGTGGAAACAATTACCACCTTTACATGGATGAagacttctcctcctcctcttcttccaagCACTTCCACCCTCACccttccaccaccaccaccaccaccaccccccCGGTTCCCTCCACCGCCGCCGCCACGCCGACCATTTCCAGTACTGCCCACGTACTCTTCGAGCCGGCCGACTTTTCCTTCCCACCGGACCTTAACATCGATTTCGCCTCGCCGTCCTCCTCCTCGTCGGCAGCTGGCGCAGCCGTCCCCGGCGGCGGCGGAGGGTGGGCTGCGCAGCTGCTGCTGGAGTGTGCGCGGGCGGTGGCCGCCCGCGACTCGCAGCGCGTCCAGCAGCTGATGTGGATGCTGAACGAGCTTGCATCGCCCTACGGCGACACCGAGCAGAAGGTAGCGTCGTACTTTTTGCAGGCGCTCTTCGCCCGGCTGACCTCGGCCGGACCCCGCACGCTCCGCACCCTCGCCGCCGCCTCCGACCGGACGTGCTCCTTCGACTCCACCCGCCGCACGGCCTTGAGATTCCAGGAGCTCAGCCCCTGGTCCTCCTTCGGCCACGTAGCCGCCAACGGCGCCATCCTCGAGTCCTTTCTCGACGCCGCTGCTGCCGGTGGTGGGTCCCAGCCGCAGCGGCTCCACATCCTCGACCTCAGCAACACCTTCTGCACTCAGTGGCCTACTCTCCTGGAGGCGCTTGCCACCCGGTCGTCGGACGACACCCCCCACCTCTCGATCACCACCGTTGTCTCTTCGGCGTCACCGTCGGCCGCCGTCCAGAGGGTGATGAAGGAGATCGTCCAGAGGATGGAGAAGTTCGCGCGGCTCATGGGGGTGCCGTTCAAATTCAACGTCATACACCACGCCGGCGATCtatccgagctcgacctcgaatGCCTCGACCTCCGGGATGGCGGCGACGCGGCGCTGGCGGTCAACTGCGTCAACGCGCTCCACGGCGTGTCCCCCGCCGGCCGTCGGCGGGACGCGTTCATCGCCTCTCTCCGCCGGCTGCAGCCGCGGATCGTGACGGTAGTGGAGGAGGAGGCGGACCTCGAGGCGGCCTGCTGCGGCGACggcggaggggaagaaggggaggaggGGTTCTTGAAGGGGTTCAGGGAGAGTTTAAGGTTCTTCTCCGCCTATTTCGACTCGCTCGAGGAGAGCTTTCCGAGGACGAGCAACGAGAGGTTGGCGCTGGAGCGGGCGGCGGGGCGGGCGATGGTGGACCTCGTGGCGTGCCCGGCGGCGGAGTCGGCGGAGCGGAGGGAGACAGCGTCAGGTTGGTCGCGGAGGATGCGGGAGGCAGGGTTCGCGCCGGCGGCGTTCAGCGAGGACGTGGCGGACGACGTGAAGGCGCTGCTTAGGAGGTATAGGGAGGGGTGGTCGATGCGGGTGGCGGAGGAGGCGGAGGACCCTGGCAGCGCCGCTGCCGGAATCTTTCTCGCGTGGAAGGACCAGCCTGTGGTGTGGGCGAGCGCATGGAAACCGTGA